The sequence below is a genomic window from Brevibacillus agri.
GGACGCTGACACGCTTTTTTGTGGCGTGTTATACCTGAGGGAGAAAAGCCCCGAGGGACAGTTTCACTTGGCGTTGGTTTTATCACCTGAGCCTGCCTGTGACCTGTCCGTTCGGGGCTTTATTTTTTTTTCGTCGATGGAATCCAGAAAAGTGGATATCGACAAAAAGGACAAGCGCCGTTCGCCCGAACAACTCGGCGAAGCGAAGTGTTCTCATTTGGTTGGACTAGCGTCGTTTGCTGGCACGCTAGAGTTGATGGAGGAGGAAGAAAACATGAAAGAATTGCAAGAACGCATCGTACAAGACGGCAAGGTGCTGTCCGCATCCGTGTTGAAGGTGGATGCGTTTTTGAACCATCAGGTAGACCCCCAATTGACGATGAAGATCGGCGAGCGTTTCGCCCAGCTTTTTGCCGACGAGAAAATTACGAAAGTCTTGACGATCGAGGCGAGCGGCATTCATTTTGCGCTGGCGACGTCGTTCGCTTTGGGTGTGCCTTTTGTGTACGCGAAAAAGAAAAAGGCAGTGACGCTGACAGAAGAGGTGTACTCGGCTCCTGTCCACTCCTTTACCCGCCAGGAAACGTATCAGATCAGCGTGTCCAAGCAGTATTTGTCGCCGGATGACCGCGTGCTGATCGTGGACGATTTTCTCGCGACCGGGGCTGCGCTGATCGGGTTGACCCAGATTATTAAAGACGCCAACGCTCACCTGGTCGGCATCGGAGCCGTGATCGAGAAAAGCTTCCAGGAAGGCCGTAGATTGCTGGAGCAAGCGGGTGTCCGCATTGAGTCTTTGGCGCGCATCGCGTCCATGTCTCCAGAGGGCATTCAGTTCATTCAAGCGGAAACTGTCCGTGTCTAAATCCTATTACTAGAGGAGAGTAGAATACCTCATGCTATCCAAACAGAAGATAGTTACTTTAGGTCTGCAGCACGTACTTGCGATGTATGCGGGTGCTGTCGTCGTACCGCTTATCATTGGCGGGGCCCTGAACCTGACTCCTGCGCAGATTGCTTACTTGATCGCCGCCGATTTGTTCACGTGCGGGATCGCTACGTTGCTGCAAGTCATCGGGACGCGCTACACAGGGATTCGTCTCCCGGTTGTGCTTGGCTGTACGTTTACTGCCGTAGGTCCGATTATCGCGATTGCCTCTACGAGCAATCTGGCCACGGCTTATGGAGCGATAATCGTCTCCGGTCTGTTCGTCGTCTTGGCTGCTCCGTTATTTGGCAAGCTGCTGCGGTTTTTCCCGACCGTGGTGCAAGGCTCTGTCGTGACCATTATCGGTCTGTCGCTCATTCCTGTGGCGATGAACAACGCCGCCGGTGGACAAGGCATGCCGGACTTCGGCTCTCCGCGCAACCTGCTGCTCGCGCTCGGAACATTGGCTATTATTTTGTTTATTAATCGCTTCTTTACCGGATTTATTCGCGCGATTTCCGTCTTGCTCGGCCTTGTCGTCGGGACAGTCGTCGCGTACATGATGGGCATGGTCAGCTTCGCCAGCGTGGCGGAAGCGTCCTGGTTCAGCGTAGTCGAGCCGTTTTACTTCGGCGCGCCGCAATTTTCGATTGT
It includes:
- a CDS encoding xanthine phosphoribosyltransferase produces the protein MKELQERIVQDGKVLSASVLKVDAFLNHQVDPQLTMKIGERFAQLFADEKITKVLTIEASGIHFALATSFALGVPFVYAKKKKAVTLTEEVYSAPVHSFTRQETYQISVSKQYLSPDDRVLIVDDFLATGAALIGLTQIIKDANAHLVGIGAVIEKSFQEGRRLLEQAGVRIESLARIASMSPEGIQFIQAETVRV
- a CDS encoding nucleobase:cation symporter-2 family protein codes for the protein MLSKQKIVTLGLQHVLAMYAGAVVVPLIIGGALNLTPAQIAYLIAADLFTCGIATLLQVIGTRYTGIRLPVVLGCTFTAVGPIIAIASTSNLATAYGAIIVSGLFVVLAAPLFGKLLRFFPTVVQGSVVTIIGLSLIPVAMNNAAGGQGMPDFGSPRNLLLALGTLAIILFINRFFTGFIRAISVLLGLVVGTVVAYMMGMVSFASVAEASWFSVVEPFYFGAPQFSIVAIVTMILVNIISMAESTGVYFALGKVTETKVTDKDVVKGLRGEGIAIVLGGIFNAFPYTAFSQNVGLVSLTGIKTRDVMIGAGGLLVVLGLLPKLAALTTVVPNAVLGGAMIAMFGMVVASGINILSHVDLRQNENLLIAACSIAVGLGSAAVPSMFDQLPTMVKMMLQNGIVTGSLTAVVLNILLVHTNKKVNQAAVPSTISEAS